One Actinosynnema pretiosum DNA segment encodes these proteins:
- a CDS encoding LppU/SCO3897 family protein: MTTPPEGPQDPWQPSWRPEPEQRPERPGPAVDPPQRAAQPAFPSQDTPWGARTGHDRLPDARPGAADPAPGPRTDQRHDPRTEPETPPTGLAQFGFTGEPADHSAFTVNGRISNQSEFAGQRDPARFPDFHRDERSAPPPSDDSLGYAVLVQPLGPGSAPAPEVRYRQPWQPAHREQHPHDPARAPRTGLARRTKVVLALAAVVPLAAVVALSFGGEDRRTAVAGAEAGDCLKVNEVSRDGADVEMVDCAAGDAAYRVAVNLPEDDRCPPGDYDEYIRGGAGNRGFRLCLMLNATDGDCFKEEGGIAASKTTKVRCGSGATYKVAKAHSGTVDELVCEFDENPRVYPTPPTTLCITDP, encoded by the coding sequence CCGGAGCGTCCCGGACCGGCCGTCGACCCACCTCAGCGGGCCGCTCAGCCCGCTTTCCCCTCCCAGGACACCCCCTGGGGTGCGCGGACCGGCCACGACCGGCTCCCCGACGCCCGGCCCGGCGCGGCCGACCCGGCCCCCGGCCCGCGAACCGACCAGCGGCACGACCCGCGAACCGAGCCGGAGACCCCGCCCACCGGCCTCGCGCAGTTCGGTTTCACCGGCGAACCGGCGGACCACTCCGCGTTCACAGTGAATGGCCGAATTTCCAACCAATCGGAATTCGCAGGTCAGCGGGACCCCGCGCGATTTCCCGATTTCCACCGCGACGAGCGGTCGGCACCACCGCCGTCCGACGATTCCCTGGGTTACGCGGTGCTCGTCCAACCCCTCGGCCCCGGCAGCGCGCCCGCGCCCGAGGTCCGCTACCGCCAGCCCTGGCAGCCGGCCCACCGGGAACAACACCCCCACGACCCGGCGCGGGCGCCCCGGACCGGCCTGGCGCGCCGCACCAAGGTCGTGCTCGCCCTGGCCGCCGTCGTCCCCCTCGCGGCCGTCGTGGCCCTGTCGTTCGGCGGCGAGGACCGCCGCACCGCCGTGGCGGGGGCCGAGGCGGGCGACTGCCTCAAGGTGAACGAGGTCAGCCGCGACGGCGCCGACGTGGAAATGGTCGACTGCGCGGCCGGGGACGCGGCCTACCGCGTCGCCGTGAACCTCCCCGAGGACGATCGCTGCCCGCCCGGTGATTACGACGAGTACATCCGAGGGGGAGCGGGCAACAGGGGTTTTCGGCTTTGTCTGATGCTGAACGCCACGGACGGTGATTGCTTCAAGGAGGAAGGGGGCATCGCCGCCAGCAAGACCACAAAGGTCCGCTGCGGCTCGGGAGCCACCTACAAGGTCGCAAAGGCGCACTCGGGCACGGTTGACGAACTCGTCTGCGAATTCGACGAGAACCCACGCGTCTACCCGACGCCGCCGACCACCCTGTGCATCACCGACCCGTAA
- a CDS encoding ABC transporter substrate-binding protein has product MPTPARVLRRAAALIVCATTLSACGLLPGTSGDETPALERNTLRIGVLPVVDVAPLKLALNDKLFERAGLQVQLVDVSSEDEGLKQLDSTLDITWGSHVKLFSKVAEGTELQIQGEAYQAGANSMALVTTNPQYDSAEKIKGRSANRKPKIAVDSTKDLGALTTTSVLKTAGIEQSSVELTTMPFSQMVNDLRADKIQAAWMIEPYITKAQREVGARVITDTATGPTQDFPMSGYASSKKFADANPQTLKLFRSVLQEAQQAASDNKLAVQDVLTSYIDVDQQTAALVSIGTFPVSLNSVRLQRVADMMDTADVLVGKLDVQVLLPEGTASTG; this is encoded by the coding sequence ATGCCTACCCCAGCGCGTGTTCTCCGTCGCGCCGCAGCGCTGATCGTCTGCGCAACGACCCTGTCGGCCTGCGGACTGCTGCCGGGTACCTCCGGGGACGAGACACCCGCTCTCGAGCGCAACACGCTCAGGATCGGTGTCCTGCCCGTGGTCGACGTCGCTCCGCTCAAGCTCGCGCTCAACGACAAGCTCTTCGAGCGCGCCGGGCTCCAGGTCCAGCTGGTGGACGTGAGCAGCGAAGACGAAGGCCTCAAGCAGCTCGACAGCACGCTCGACATCACGTGGGGCAGCCACGTGAAGCTGTTCAGCAAGGTCGCGGAGGGCACCGAGCTCCAGATCCAGGGCGAGGCCTACCAGGCCGGGGCCAACTCGATGGCCCTGGTCACGACGAACCCGCAGTACGACAGCGCGGAGAAGATCAAGGGCAGGTCCGCGAACCGGAAGCCGAAGATCGCGGTGGACAGCACCAAGGACCTCGGCGCGCTGACGACGACGTCGGTGCTCAAGACCGCCGGGATCGAGCAGTCCAGCGTCGAGCTGACCACCATGCCGTTCTCGCAGATGGTCAACGACCTGCGCGCGGACAAGATCCAGGCCGCGTGGATGATCGAGCCGTACATCACCAAGGCCCAGCGCGAGGTCGGCGCGCGCGTCATCACCGACACCGCCACCGGCCCCACCCAGGACTTCCCCATGTCGGGCTACGCGTCGAGCAAGAAGTTCGCCGACGCCAACCCGCAGACCCTCAAGCTGTTCCGCTCGGTCCTGCAGGAGGCCCAGCAGGCCGCCTCGGACAACAAGCTGGCCGTGCAGGACGTCCTGACCAGCTACATCGACGTGGACCAGCAGACCGCGGCGCTCGTGTCGATCGGCACCTTCCCGGTGTCGCTCAACTCGGTGCGCCTCCAGCGCGTCGCGGACATGATGGACACCGCCGACGTGCTGGTGGGCAAGCTGGACGTGCAGGTCCTGCTGCCGGAGGGAACGGCCAGCACCGGCTGA